TAATACAAGCAATCGACGTACTTCTGCATCTTGCAGTTGTAATGAAATAAGCTTCTCTTTTTCATCTGCAGCGAAAGCAAACGAACTCATCCATGCAAAGGATAAAATGACGACAGCCGACTTAACTATTAAGCACAATAAAAGGTTCTGTTTCATGGATTATCATTCTCCAATATCAGGCCAATAGCGGTTTCTTTATCGGTAATTGAAATAAGCTCGATACCACCACGAAAAATGCGTTTGACCTTGTGGCCTGACATAGGTATCCGTTCTCCCTCTTTTACAATAAACAACTCATGACTTGAATCAGAAATAATTGCTAATGCTTCATTTTTCGAGACAACCACGCCAACTAAATCCAACTCGAAGTCTCCGCCTTGTACTGACAAATGCGAAAACCCAGACTCAAAGTTGTCAGAGCGTGGCAGTACAGAAGGAGCGAACGGATTACGCTCATTCCCCACAGTAAGTTCTAACAGACTGGGCAATCGCCATTGAGAGTCTGCGGGTAAAGGGGGAGTAGATGTCGCCTCACTTGCTATACTGAGCGCGCTATATCCCCAAAGATAGGCGGCCAAAATAGGACTGAGTAACATGAGAAAACGCGACATGGTTATATCCTATCGATCAATACAATCCCTTGAGATTGCATAACACCCAATGGTTCATGCCCTCTTTGCCACTCCAACTGTTCAAGTTGCAGCGAATGCGTGAGAGTAAGCAAATGAACATAAAAATGCCCTAGCGCTAAATATGCCCCCTTTACATGAAAACCAATTTTCTGAGCGGAAGTTGACTCACTGCGATTCTCTTGTTCAACCCAGGCTAACTGCACAACCTCAACTTGGTGAGCTTGCGCAATTTGCGTAATCACACCTAACCAATCTTTTCCCAACAACGTTTTCTGTTGCGTATCGATAGGCATAAAAATGCTTTCTAGTTCTTGCAATGAATCTCTCTTGGGAGGCCACATTTGAATACGTACTAACATACTGTCTTGTTCGGTATACATGAGCTCGATTTCCCTATCGAGTAACTGGGTTTGGTGACGCTGTGGCGATAGCACGAAATGGTAGACAATACCGTTAAAACTCAGCAGAAAAACAAGCCACATCAGCAACAATCGTTGCCAAGAATAATCACTAAACAACATGACATCCGTACCATAACGATGCATCACAACTCCTCTTGCTCAACAAGGCGAAACCTTAGAGTGAATCGAGACTGCGAAGAATCAGCACTGACCAAAGAGTCAGTTTCAACGTGCTTAAACTGCTTAATAGCACGTAGCTCTAACACCAATGTTTCTAATGAGCTTACATTTCCAACACGACCAGACAAGCTCACCCAAGGAGCCTGCCATGTCATTTCATCGAGCACCACATCGTCCGGTAAGGCTAAAGGTAGGATATTCATCAATAGAATGGGTTGATTGTTACGTTGGATACGCTGGCTAAATGCATGAAAACGCTTTTGTTCATGGGCAAAGCGTTGTTCATCACTAATCACTTGCCGCTCCTGCTGTTGGAGCGTTTGATAAGCTTGTTTCAGCGCCGCTAACTCAGCATAACGTTGCGTTATCGTACTGCGCTCGATTTGCCATATCAGTGCCTGCCCACCACCACTTAACAGAAGCATTAGACCACCGATGATCCAAATGCTTTTTTTGCGTATTTTTGAGCGCTGGTCACGCCATGGAAAGAGGTTAACTTGAAGATGCATTCCTGCCCTCCTTCCAATTTAATCCATTGAAAGCTAGCCCTAAAGCACAAGAAAATTGAGAAGGAAGAGACACTGCCTCCTTATTTTTCGCAACCAATAAGGAGTCTAGGTTTACTATTTCACAAGGTAGCTTTAAACACTGTTGCAATTGCGATTCAATATTCCCATTGAGAGCGCCGCCGCCAGTCAACCAAACACCCTTTATCGGTACAGTTGAAGAGAGCGATTGATAAAGATGTAATTGTTGAACCAGAGCCAACATCCAGTTTGATTCAGACACAAACTCGTTCGGAGCGACGCTCTTAATATCAATCACTTTTCCCCATGGAATATCACCGCCACGACACAAAGTAACCTTAGAATGACCAATATCAAGCAACATCCAATTGTCATTTTGTGTTATTGCACTTAAACGAGACCAAATGGCGAGCAGGCTGTGCCCTTGTGGCGAGATAAAAAAAGGATCAAAACCGGAACTACGTAGCAATGCAATACGATGTTCCAGCAAAGAAAGTCGAGCTGCATACACTTGGTAAGTTGGCCCTAACTCCGAAGAACCTGCAGAATCTGCTGCAGATGTGTAGTCAAATGCAAGGTCATCAGCCAAAAAAGGCACTTGTTCGCATAATAAGTTCTTTAACGCCATTTCGGGGGGCTGATAGCTATCTAATTGTAATTGTTTGGTTATTACTGCTGAGTCTGGTATTGCGATGGCAACTTTACGACTAAATAGAGGTAAACCCTTTTTTAGTTCTTTGAGTTTCTTTACAATTTTCTGATAATTCAGCATGTGGTTATCAGCGAAAATACCATCGGGTACGAGTAATTCAGCGTAAAATATAACCGAATCGGTGTTGCGCCACTTTGTTAAGGTCACAGCCTTAATGCTGTGATGACCGATGTCGACACCCGTAACTCGTGATGATATACCCATGCAGCTCAGCTCCGTGATTTACTCAGCAATTAATGCCTCAAAGAGGTTTGAGGCGGGCAATCAAATTTGCACCTGGCTGAGAGGAACACTAGAGTACAAGGGTTTGCTCAATAGCAGCCTATATTAAACAGGGATTCTCCGGTGAAGTTCATAAAGCGTTTATTTATTTTTTCACTCATTTGCATTTTTCTTGGAGTCACTACAATTTTTGGTTTTTACCTTTATGTGAAACCAGAACTACCCGATGTAGCGACACTAAAAGATGTCAAATTACAAACTCCGATGCAGGTGTATAGCCAAGACGGTAAATTAATTGCCCAATTTGGTGAAAAACGACGCATCCCATTACGGTTAGATCAGATGCCCAAAGAGCTGGTCGACGCCTTTATTGCCACTGAAGACTCCCGTTTCTACGA
This genomic window from Vibrio tritonius contains:
- a CDS encoding PilN domain-containing protein, producing MHLQVNLFPWRDQRSKIRKKSIWIIGGLMLLLSGGGQALIWQIERSTITQRYAELAALKQAYQTLQQQERQVISDEQRFAHEQKRFHAFSQRIQRNNQPILLMNILPLALPDDVVLDEMTWQAPWVSLSGRVGNVSSLETLVLELRAIKQFKHVETDSLVSADSSQSRFTLRFRLVEQEEL
- the pilM gene encoding pilus assembly protein PilM encodes the protein MGISSRVTGVDIGHHSIKAVTLTKWRNTDSVIFYAELLVPDGIFADNHMLNYQKIVKKLKELKKGLPLFSRKVAIAIPDSAVITKQLQLDSYQPPEMALKNLLCEQVPFLADDLAFDYTSAADSAGSSELGPTYQVYAARLSLLEHRIALLRSSGFDPFFISPQGHSLLAIWSRLSAITQNDNWMLLDIGHSKVTLCRGGDIPWGKVIDIKSVAPNEFVSESNWMLALVQQLHLYQSLSSTVPIKGVWLTGGGALNGNIESQLQQCLKLPCEIVNLDSLLVAKNKEAVSLPSQFSCALGLAFNGLNWKEGRNASSS